In the Candidatus Woesearchaeota archaeon genome, one interval contains:
- a CDS encoding DMT family transporter, which yields MQFSAVLAIINMLIDLPFLVTANYASLNIKIITMMFFASIIGSLAYLFMAKSVRHTEISIAAPLLALSPALTAIIGFILIGEKLTNLQIIGMALIVIGSYMITLKKEDTFMKGITKVFKYKYYRFILFSVILYSFSSVVDKYLLITHNLEPTTYVAIMQIFIAIHLFTMISIFHGGTKDIKEGFKKAKWLILLVSVFTVGYRFAQSEAFKLTQTGLVIAMKRVSALFVVLIGGEIFKEKHKLQRIIATIIMITGVILIIL from the coding sequence ATGCAATTCTCAGCGGTACTAGCAATAATAAATATGCTAATAGACCTACCTTTCCTAGTAACAGCGAACTACGCTTCTCTCAACATAAAAATAATAACAATGATGTTCTTCGCATCAATAATAGGAAGCTTAGCATACTTATTCATGGCTAAATCAGTAAGACACACAGAAATAAGCATAGCTGCACCACTACTAGCCCTATCACCAGCACTCACAGCGATAATAGGATTCATACTAATAGGAGAAAAACTAACAAACCTACAAATAATAGGAATGGCACTAATAGTAATAGGATCATACATGATAACCCTAAAAAAAGAAGACACATTCATGAAAGGAATAACAAAAGTATTCAAATACAAATACTACAGATTCATATTATTCTCAGTAATACTATATTCCTTTTCGAGCGTAGTAGACAAATACTTACTAATAACGCACAACTTAGAACCAACAACGTACGTAGCCATAATGCAAATATTCATCGCGATACACTTATTCACAATGATATCAATATTTCACGGAGGAACAAAAGACATAAAAGAAGGATTCAAAAAAGCAAAATGGCTAATACTACTAGTATCCGTATTCACCGTAGGTTACAGATTCGCACAATCAGAAGCATTCAAACTAACACAAACAGGACTCGTAATAGCAATGAAAAGAGTATCAGCACTCTTCGTAGTACTAATAGGAGGAGAAATATTCAAAGAAAAACACAAACTACAAAGAATCATAGCAACAATAATAATGATAACAGGAGTAATATTAATAATATTATAA
- a CDS encoding MBL fold metallo-hydrolase: MKIKFYGNRGWITQTDEHSCFSIYTKRTKILFDAGSPKILIPENINLDAIILSHVHLDHIKNLYNLLAYMNVNGRKKSLKIYAPINLKGKISEEIIPNADDFRKFSYEFITIPPTKIGDFKFDFFISTQKTKPVVKVYSIKIKTESKSITYITDVSLTNELIEFCKESEIIICDASSRLEQKFGHFSPESVSKIALTTNPKKIILTHFDELTPEEFSKKVNYKNTICATPLLELDI, encoded by the coding sequence ATGAAAATAAAATTCTACGGAAACAGAGGATGGATAACACAAACAGACGAACACAGCTGTTTCTCAATATACACCAAAAGAACAAAAATATTATTCGACGCAGGATCACCAAAAATACTAATCCCTGAAAACATTAACTTAGACGCAATCATATTATCACACGTACACCTAGACCACATAAAGAATTTATACAACTTATTAGCATACATGAACGTTAACGGAAGAAAAAAATCACTCAAAATATACGCGCCAATAAACCTAAAAGGAAAAATATCAGAAGAAATCATACCAAACGCTGACGACTTCAGAAAGTTCTCATACGAATTCATAACAATCCCACCAACAAAAATAGGCGACTTCAAATTCGACTTCTTCATATCAACACAAAAAACAAAACCAGTAGTTAAAGTATACTCAATAAAAATAAAAACAGAATCAAAATCAATAACATACATAACAGACGTATCACTAACAAACGAACTAATAGAATTCTGCAAAGAATCAGAAATAATAATATGTGACGCATCATCAAGACTAGAACAAAAATTTGGTCACTTCAGCCCGGAATCCGTTTCAAAAATAGCCCTAACAACCAACCCAAAAAAAATAATACTAACTCACTTCGACGAATTAACACCAGAAGAATTCTCAAAAAAAGTAAACTACAAAAACACGATATGCGCAACACCACTCCTAGAACTAGACATATAA
- the pyk gene encoding pyruvate kinase, producing MVKTKIVCTLGPSTNNLKVISGLKKAGVSVFRVNTAHGDFSQYQRFVDFAKKVSVPVMLDLKGPDLRICLKEPLKVKKMELVKIFRKKFPYFNYDIIDSLRKNDLVFFDNGLIKSKVKEKSKDCVLLEFQDDAVVLENKGVNVPNRRLKVPNLSGKDLDVIKFAKKNKVDFVALSFVRNKEDVLRLRKLTDSLIVSKIENNEGLKNIKEIVMVSDAVMIARGDLAVEIGKENVPFVQKNIVDLCNEFGKSCIVATQMFESMVYSVEPTRAEVSDVANAVMDGADAVMLSGETAVGKHPILVIKELSSVLKEADNHVLPKVFEVKNDSESLIGAASSLLFSLDISKIVCLTSSGYTASMISRYRVGKKVIAVTNNDLVSSLLVLSWSVESLVMGKKHVVSAKTLLKRLKFIGVLKNSDKVLLLRNKKEYEKKVTNAIELYDVKDL from the coding sequence ATGGTAAAAACTAAAATTGTTTGCACTCTTGGTCCTAGTACTAATAATCTTAAAGTTATTTCTGGGTTAAAAAAAGCTGGTGTGTCTGTTTTTAGGGTTAATACTGCGCATGGTGATTTTTCTCAGTATCAAAGATTTGTTGATTTTGCAAAAAAGGTAAGTGTTCCTGTTATGCTTGATCTTAAAGGTCCTGATCTTCGTATTTGTTTAAAGGAACCTTTGAAAGTTAAAAAAATGGAATTGGTTAAAATTTTTAGGAAGAAATTTCCTTATTTTAATTATGATATTATTGATAGTTTAAGAAAGAATGATTTGGTTTTTTTTGATAATGGTTTGATTAAGTCGAAGGTAAAAGAAAAATCTAAAGATTGTGTGTTATTGGAGTTTCAGGATGATGCTGTTGTATTGGAGAATAAGGGTGTTAATGTTCCTAATCGTAGACTTAAGGTTCCTAATCTTTCTGGTAAAGACTTAGATGTTATTAAGTTCGCGAAGAAAAACAAGGTGGATTTTGTTGCGTTGAGTTTTGTTAGAAACAAAGAGGATGTTCTTAGGTTAAGAAAATTGACTGATTCTTTAATTGTTAGTAAGATTGAGAATAATGAAGGATTAAAGAATATAAAAGAAATAGTTATGGTTAGTGACGCGGTTATGATTGCCAGGGGTGATTTGGCTGTTGAAATTGGTAAGGAGAATGTTCCTTTTGTTCAGAAAAATATTGTTGATTTGTGTAATGAGTTTGGTAAGTCTTGTATTGTTGCTACTCAGATGTTTGAATCAATGGTTTATTCTGTTGAGCCTACTAGGGCTGAGGTGAGTGATGTTGCTAATGCTGTGATGGATGGCGCTGATGCTGTGATGCTTAGTGGTGAGACTGCTGTTGGTAAGCATCCTATTCTTGTAATTAAGGAGTTGTCTTCTGTTTTGAAGGAGGCTGATAATCATGTTTTGCCTAAAGTGTTTGAAGTGAAGAATGATAGTGAGAGTTTGATTGGTGCTGCTAGTTCTCTTCTTTTTTCTCTTGATATTAGTAAAATTGTGTGTCTTACTAGTTCTGGTTATACTGCTAGTATGATTTCTAGGTATCGTGTTGGTAAAAAAGTTATTGCTGTAACAAATAATGATTTGGTTAGTTCTTTGTTAGTGTTGTCTTGGAGTGTTGAGTCTTTGGTTATGGGTAAGAAGCATGTTGTTAGTGCTAAGACTTTGTTGAAAAGATTAAAATTTATTGGAGTTTTAAAGAATAGTGATAAGGTTCTTTTGTTAAGGAATAAAAAAGAGTATGAAAAGAAAGTTACTAATGCTATTGAATTATATGATGTTAAGGATTTGTAG
- the leuS gene encoding leucine--tRNA ligase, with amino-acid sequence MVDFASIEKKWQKVWDEKGIFKVSEDKSKEKFYVLEMFPYPSASGLHMGHALNYTIGDIFARFKRMTGFNVLYPMGFDSLGLPTENASIKAGVHPRKFTEEAVKNYIRQMKNLGLSYDWSRIVETHKPDYFKWDQWIFLQMYKRGLVYKKTSGVNWCSKCNTVLANEQVHNGMCWRHDDTEVEVKHLSQWFLKISEYSDELYEGIKDLVGWPDTIKKLQLNWINKSFGTEIVFKINGEDWKVFTTRPDTLFGVTFMVVSAQHSKLDELVTDENKQAVDDFRKKIHSVKQEDMDKLEKEGVFTGSFAVHPLTGEEIPVYAGNFVLAEYGSGMVMAVPAHDQRDFEFAKKYEIPIKDVVKGKNEQGKAFTGEGVLVNSKEFNGLSSEVAKKEITKKLESLGVGSEKVNFRLRDWLISRQRYWGTPIPVYYDEDNNPCPVPEDLLPIVLPDDVTFKEGIGNPLETSKSHFVEINGKKYRLETDTMDTFVNSSWYFLRYTDSKNEKEIFSKENVNYWCPVDFYIGGKEHACMHLIYSRFYTKFLRDIGLLKFGEPAKRLFNQGMLLGPDGEKMSKSKGNVVLPETVSDKYGIDSARLFLVSQASPDKDIAWSDTGAEGSFRFVNKLLRFSDSFRENSTSSKVVSKIHKTVRNVTSYIENMKYNLAVIELRELFSEFDKGLSKKDFEVYIKLLSPFMPHIAEELWSRLGNKTLVSVESWPVFDESLIDEKSEYLDDLILDLREDIRSVIKLIGISPKKIRVIVSSEWKYDFIKLYKSIIKETRDSKEIIKRVMSTDLKNHSKDVMKLIPLFLKDESKLTREDISLVEELKNIEENMNLVKDEFGCEVLVEKADDSKEQKADKALPGKPAILVE; translated from the coding sequence ATGGTTGATTTTGCGAGCATTGAGAAGAAGTGGCAAAAAGTTTGGGATGAGAAAGGTATTTTTAAAGTCTCTGAGGATAAAAGTAAAGAGAAGTTTTATGTTTTGGAGATGTTTCCATATCCTAGTGCTTCTGGCTTACATATGGGTCACGCGTTGAATTATACGATTGGTGATATTTTTGCTAGGTTTAAGCGTATGACTGGTTTTAATGTTTTGTATCCTATGGGTTTTGATTCTCTTGGTTTGCCTACTGAGAATGCTTCTATTAAGGCTGGTGTTCATCCTAGGAAGTTCACGGAAGAAGCTGTTAAGAATTATATTAGGCAGATGAAGAATCTTGGTTTGAGTTATGATTGGTCTAGGATTGTTGAGACTCATAAGCCTGATTATTTTAAGTGGGATCAGTGGATTTTTTTGCAGATGTACAAGAGGGGCTTGGTTTATAAAAAAACTTCGGGTGTGAATTGGTGTTCTAAGTGTAATACTGTTCTTGCTAATGAGCAGGTTCATAATGGTATGTGTTGGCGTCATGATGATACCGAAGTTGAGGTTAAGCATCTTAGTCAGTGGTTTTTGAAAATAAGTGAGTATTCTGATGAGTTATATGAGGGCATTAAGGATTTGGTTGGTTGGCCTGATACTATTAAGAAGCTTCAGTTGAATTGGATTAATAAGAGTTTTGGGACTGAGATTGTTTTTAAAATTAATGGTGAGGATTGGAAAGTTTTCACTACTAGGCCTGATACTTTGTTTGGTGTTACTTTCATGGTTGTTAGTGCTCAGCATTCTAAGCTTGATGAATTAGTAACTGATGAAAATAAGCAAGCTGTTGATGATTTTAGGAAGAAGATTCATTCTGTTAAGCAGGAAGATATGGATAAGTTGGAGAAGGAGGGTGTTTTTACTGGTTCTTTTGCTGTGCATCCTTTGACTGGTGAGGAGATTCCTGTTTATGCTGGTAACTTTGTTTTGGCTGAGTATGGTTCTGGTATGGTAATGGCTGTTCCTGCTCATGATCAGCGTGATTTTGAGTTCGCTAAGAAATACGAGATTCCTATTAAGGATGTTGTTAAAGGTAAGAATGAGCAGGGTAAGGCTTTTACTGGTGAGGGCGTTCTTGTTAATAGTAAAGAATTTAATGGTTTGTCTAGTGAGGTTGCTAAGAAGGAGATTACTAAGAAATTAGAATCTCTTGGTGTGGGTTCTGAGAAGGTTAATTTTCGTTTGCGTGATTGGTTGATTTCTCGTCAGCGTTATTGGGGCACTCCTATTCCTGTGTATTATGATGAGGATAATAATCCTTGTCCTGTTCCTGAGGATTTGTTGCCTATTGTTTTGCCTGATGATGTTACGTTCAAGGAAGGTATTGGTAATCCTTTGGAGACTAGTAAGTCTCATTTCGTTGAAATTAATGGTAAGAAGTACAGGTTAGAAACTGATACCATGGATACTTTTGTTAATAGTTCTTGGTACTTTCTTAGGTACACTGATTCTAAGAATGAAAAAGAGATTTTTAGTAAGGAAAATGTTAATTATTGGTGCCCCGTCGACTTTTATATTGGTGGGAAGGAGCATGCTTGTATGCATCTTATTTATTCTAGGTTTTACACTAAGTTTCTTAGGGATATTGGTTTGTTAAAGTTTGGTGAGCCTGCTAAGAGGTTGTTTAATCAAGGTATGCTTCTTGGTCCTGATGGTGAGAAGATGTCTAAGTCTAAGGGTAACGTTGTTCTTCCTGAAACTGTTTCTGATAAGTATGGTATTGATAGTGCTCGTTTATTCCTTGTGAGTCAGGCTTCTCCTGATAAAGATATTGCTTGGAGTGATACTGGCGCTGAGGGTAGTTTTCGTTTCGTTAATAAATTGTTGAGGTTTTCTGATTCTTTTAGGGAAAATAGTACGAGTTCTAAAGTTGTGAGTAAGATTCATAAAACTGTTAGGAATGTTACTAGTTACATAGAGAACATGAAATATAACTTAGCTGTTATTGAATTAAGAGAATTGTTTTCAGAGTTTGATAAAGGTCTTTCCAAAAAAGATTTTGAAGTTTACATAAAATTATTATCTCCTTTTATGCCTCATATTGCTGAAGAGTTGTGGTCTAGGCTTGGAAATAAAACTTTGGTTTCGGTGGAGTCTTGGCCTGTTTTTGATGAATCCTTGATTGATGAGAAATCTGAGTATTTGGATGATTTAATTCTTGATTTGAGGGAAGATATTAGGAGCGTGATTAAATTAATTGGTATTTCTCCTAAGAAAATAAGAGTTATTGTTTCATCTGAATGGAAGTATGATTTCATAAAGTTATACAAATCAATCATAAAAGAGACTCGTGATTCTAAAGAAATAATTAAGCGAGTTATGAGTACTGATTTGAAGAATCATAGTAAGGATGTTATGAAGCTTATTCCTTTATTTTTGAAAGATGAATCTAAATTAACTAGAGAAGATATTTCTTTGGTTGAAGAATTAAAAAACATTGAAGAAAATATGAACCTAGTAAAAGATGAATTCGGATGCGAAGTCTTGGTTGAAAAAGCTGATGATTCTAAGGAACAAAAAGCTGATAAGGCTTTGCCTGGTAAGCCTGCTATTTTGGTTGAATAA
- a CDS encoding saccharopine dehydrogenase NADP-binding domain-containing protein has translation NNKEELKKLFKKNKIVIDLLPTIFRKHITEIAIETKTNLVNTSFSYHIEELSNQITQAKIIIMPEAGLDPGIDLILAGEAKKRFDEITHFASACGGVPTKEACDNPLNYKISWNFEGVLSAYKRPANIIEQGNIINIEPEELFNYSEEIEIETIGKMEMYPNGYSTRYAETLELNNVPNVARYTLRWPGHSDFWKKIIQLGIIDDEPILGISPKQYLAKVLESKLQYKENEKDLVVLRNEVKGKIKGKEKTLTQTLIDTKDKTGLMAMNRTVGFTASIIAQMILNKKITKKGLLNPAKDIPYPEFIKELKKRKIKIKETLK, from the coding sequence AAACAACAAAGAAGAATTAAAAAAATTATTCAAAAAAAACAAAATAGTAATAGATTTATTACCAACAATATTTAGAAAACACATAACGGAAATAGCAATAGAAACAAAAACGAACCTAGTAAACACTTCTTTCAGCTACCACATAGAAGAACTATCAAATCAGATAACACAAGCAAAAATAATAATTATGCCAGAAGCAGGACTAGACCCAGGAATAGACCTAATACTCGCAGGAGAAGCAAAAAAAAGATTTGACGAAATAACACACTTCGCATCAGCATGCGGGGGAGTACCAACAAAAGAAGCATGTGACAATCCTCTAAATTACAAAATAAGCTGGAACTTCGAAGGAGTACTATCAGCATACAAAAGACCAGCAAACATAATAGAACAAGGAAATATAATAAACATAGAACCAGAAGAACTATTTAATTACAGCGAAGAAATAGAAATAGAAACAATAGGAAAAATGGAAATGTACCCTAACGGTTATTCAACAAGATACGCAGAAACACTAGAATTAAACAACGTACCAAACGTAGCAAGATACACATTAAGATGGCCGGGACACTCAGACTTCTGGAAAAAAATAATACAACTAGGAATAATAGATGACGAACCAATACTAGGAATAAGCCCAAAACAATACTTAGCAAAAGTCTTAGAATCAAAATTACAATACAAAGAAAACGAAAAAGACCTAGTAGTACTAAGAAACGAAGTAAAAGGAAAAATAAAAGGAAAAGAAAAAACACTAACACAAACACTAATAGATACAAAAGACAAAACAGGACTAATGGCAATGAACAGAACCGTAGGATTCACAGCGAGCATAATCGCACAAATGATATTAAACAAAAAAATCACAAAAAAAGGATTGCTAAACCCAGCAAAAGACATACCATACCCTGAATTCATAAAAGAACTAAAAAAAAGAAAAATAAAAATAAAAGAAACACTAAAATAA
- the fen gene encoding flap endonuclease-1: protein MGVAITELLKSHELKVDSLKGKVLAVDAFNVLYMFVTTIRGPDGSPLMDSKGRITSHLTGLFSRFSNLMEKGVKFVFVFDGEAPELKKKERERRYKLKEEAKDLYEQAKDQGDVENMKKFAARSVFLSEDMVVEAKRLISAMGMPVIDAPSEGEAQAAYLVKKGDAFAVLSQDADCLLNEAPRMVRNLSITARRKMPGQLHHKASEPELIVLKENLEFLGMSQDQLIVLSILVGTDYNYGGVKGIGPKKALKLIEKHGDDFDVLFEEAKWSEHFDFSWRNIFDLIKNMPVTDDYVLDFKNPDVDEIKKILVDEHDFSEERVNSTLLKLEEYKKVNAQKGLGDFF, encoded by the coding sequence ATGGGTGTTGCGATAACTGAATTGTTAAAAAGTCATGAATTGAAGGTTGATTCTCTTAAGGGTAAGGTTTTAGCGGTTGATGCTTTTAATGTTTTGTATATGTTCGTGACTACTATTCGTGGTCCTGATGGTTCTCCTCTTATGGATTCTAAGGGTAGGATTACGAGTCATTTGACTGGTTTGTTTTCTAGGTTTAGTAATTTGATGGAGAAAGGTGTTAAGTTTGTTTTTGTTTTTGATGGTGAGGCTCCTGAATTAAAGAAGAAGGAGCGTGAGCGTAGATATAAGTTGAAGGAGGAAGCTAAGGATTTGTATGAGCAAGCTAAGGATCAGGGTGATGTTGAGAATATGAAGAAGTTTGCTGCTCGTTCAGTTTTTTTATCAGAAGATATGGTTGTTGAAGCTAAGCGTTTGATTAGTGCTATGGGTATGCCTGTTATTGATGCTCCTAGTGAGGGTGAGGCTCAGGCTGCTTATTTGGTTAAGAAGGGTGATGCTTTCGCTGTTTTGTCTCAGGATGCTGATTGTTTGTTGAATGAGGCTCCTAGGATGGTTAGGAATCTTAGTATTACTGCTAGGAGGAAGATGCCTGGTCAGCTTCATCATAAAGCTTCTGAGCCTGAATTAATTGTGTTAAAAGAAAACTTAGAATTTTTGGGTATGTCTCAGGATCAGTTGATTGTTCTGTCTATATTGGTTGGTACTGATTATAATTATGGTGGTGTTAAAGGTATTGGTCCTAAGAAGGCTTTGAAATTGATTGAAAAGCACGGTGATGATTTTGATGTGTTGTTTGAAGAAGCTAAGTGGTCTGAGCATTTTGATTTTTCTTGGAGGAATATTTTTGATTTGATTAAAAATATGCCTGTTACTGATGATTATGTTTTGGATTTTAAGAATCCTGATGTTGATGAGATTAAGAAAATATTGGTTGATGAGCATGATTTTTCTGAGGAAAGAGTTAATAGTACTTTGTTAAAATTGGAAGAATATAAAAAGGTTAATGCTCAGAAAGGTCTTGGTGATTTTTTTTAA
- a CDS encoding lytic murein transglycosylase, with protein MIKKIVLTSLLSLVPVVHNDDSVNFGDEFIGGVDFPLVSEQKCDTLNFLFDYDYTKSFWVDNYDSLAVSGLVSFKNDLINRGFSEREVKSLLRNARIDDDVTLFFRRNLLKSADSGEVSFEEFGKRIGLDWFVSNAQGFADKYLDVLKKVEDEDGVDYRFVVGILGIETRFGDVNNLGTHNLVNSLVTQYVTTNRKSFAVREADYVLRLSKKFEEDLTGVSGSFAGAIGVGQWIPSSVYNYSRISSIDDLFSVEGIIPSVSNYLKLHDWDSSKNGESLSKGSRNWRAVRAYNHSDTYVKVVNEIALGVSR; from the coding sequence ATGATTAAGAAAATTGTTTTGACTAGCCTTTTATCGCTTGTTCCTGTTGTTCATAATGATGATTCTGTGAATTTCGGTGACGAGTTTATTGGTGGTGTTGATTTTCCTTTGGTTTCGGAGCAAAAATGTGATACTTTGAATTTTTTGTTTGATTATGATTATACTAAATCTTTTTGGGTTGATAATTATGATAGTTTGGCTGTTTCTGGTTTGGTTTCTTTTAAGAATGATTTGATTAATAGAGGTTTTTCTGAGCGCGAGGTTAAGTCTTTGTTAAGAAATGCGAGGATTGATGATGATGTTACTCTTTTTTTTAGGCGTAATTTGTTGAAATCTGCTGATTCTGGTGAGGTTTCTTTTGAGGAGTTTGGTAAGCGTATTGGTTTGGATTGGTTTGTTAGTAACGCTCAGGGTTTTGCTGATAAGTACTTAGATGTGTTAAAGAAAGTTGAAGATGAAGATGGTGTTGATTATAGGTTCGTTGTTGGTATTTTAGGGATTGAAACTAGGTTTGGTGATGTTAATAATTTGGGAACGCATAATTTGGTTAATAGTTTGGTTACTCAATATGTTACAACGAATAGGAAATCTTTTGCTGTTCGTGAAGCTGATTATGTTTTAAGGTTGAGTAAAAAATTTGAAGAAGATTTAACTGGTGTTTCAGGTTCTTTTGCTGGTGCTATTGGTGTTGGTCAGTGGATTCCTTCTTCTGTTTATAATTATTCTAGGATTTCTAGTATTGATGATTTGTTTTCTGTTGAGGGTATTATTCCTTCTGTTTCTAATTATTTGAAGCTTCATGATTGGGATTCTTCTAAGAATGGTGAATCTCTAAGTAAGGGTAGTCGTAATTGGCGCGCTGTTCGTGCGTATAATCATAGTGATACTTATGTGAAGGTTGTTAATGAAATCGCGTTGGGTGTTTCTCGTTAG